Proteins encoded within one genomic window of Calonectris borealis chromosome 1, bCalBor7.hap1.2, whole genome shotgun sequence:
- the AKAP11 gene encoding A-kinase anchor protein 11 isoform X3 yields the protein MDMYARAQGNRMKPRISVKKGFGEAVLHSMKSLLHSRKELCNVSADGCLNREEQDNFIEITFIGFAEEMGTVHLQELAAVSAELPDVLKSLQLCKLKENEIIFLKDVKKTLAKPYVMKHQNHLPEVFCVMRLSPSFPRIKADYIFTLLSKYTTGIRYAVEINSLQKHQTETSHGEDDDTNQSVSSIEDDFVTAFEHLDEDDPSKIQSAGACSFTSRNHRDAASQTIPAQCLEAVDSKILVGSARRKSSARSSTLIDILGLKELSSVKNSVTTSISDPWIQRSFYKPYNPSDQGVNFLCKTLFSSSPAESSESDCSSPSPIIFLDEEGYQKSLKAKLQLPKIPVVKDGIEDSDSEVSEFFDSFDQFDELEQALENSCKVIRDPILGNPSQKRRTALEQLSSASITMNPQKFKFDRPTLPANVMKPTPRKPESPYSSVFDVPDSPRPVKTSGEENGGLFSPIRSSAFSPLGSCGSSECLCRINLGGDGTGQNRHDAVYSSYSAYADSVSFEILGSVFHSESSSEQVCPGNYSKHKGIALKEKKGEAADLKMKTGKEPDKQAKSKHKSLMIRDSIQKFATELVEKSFGSAFKDLQKGVSSCTNALCHLAARLTSSVFQMAFYEIGRRRAVSLKERAINGIASFLVSEAITGALKELRHVKKQIFTNTVARFAADLAEELVFEGIMEVCQFSYPSTPTAAQPSSFDYEDKVVRSYARDLSESVIQEAFIELSQVDVTFTTQAAISVSMDNIKYVSAESMLESTRTSTVFPNFNDRVALKPIQDSKKEYTVQQALFCTSGVVSSISVPLAGRALCQHQVSSDAYKAKVSTAPNSDENMKIYKDSTHPFFTSRKREEEVASFRNIYLTSDHSQSTENTPPLVHNQNNTTQTNNRSGMNNNSELTSGSKGINTFSGTMVDMIVNEAYEAITSSRVTKAVEECTDFLTRKIIDKKPYVQCIGEDFPKNMFADHLAKYVIKQGVDESKTVLCHTSENLACNVSSQTFTGIGRKEQCVTKKQEAEKQSNVSIIVEQQQMPLNNPCKFLLTPTHSVQCFSESKDCWREQKGHRFSSKSPPPCSTVTFARHVLEDFTGTGSCSITYLNKSSKKYDTQKPSSGPLTYRQADCFLHANSFSSVMFGSEDALQMEDKSGLKDGNSCVMPDTPPPTPLVPCQGSSERNLRKVSKKLKGELAKEFAPATPPSTPYNPSVTGFPETEHDSLENEEFMLKLMRSLSEEVESSEDEDHSEMPLEKEERSEKTIQYADCLASHIISIATEMAASHLDGKTNEREADRQVQLGMQNKRCGYTAFINIPEETCNSLWNYAGDMAGKVINEAKKIVKSRHCKLLRLKRVNCQVDCLYLRKGDKDYSSKEQRGPVRDQWLGERDSAVLSLPQGSGMTGLTSKYPSCESVTDEYADHVIRVLKREGGNAELLMDQYASRLAYKSIKSGLQQAARKNKLRCNRKTFPGQHAQVNSKLELIKAVNKDAVQQVKSSIHRCEDQAYERNAGTQRTECTELLQHFSESLAHSITCDVRKKLKMSGACLPKSLTDSCLYKKTEFDEVTGDLIKTRFSRTFLPFSPDHKLYHSTGSLNENGYSEGIIQAIEQYAKKVADDTLEMSLESAVLHVAENRKNGDRLSYTEKLSPFSGTVCRCCSVKEHRYCTESTPHHLPAQESSIPVKHFLHSGLGGACQKSRVFQLDIPKIHVDVEQKTVFSDKGATAAVEKAEGELSYTSLTADSGIGQDGVSFAESLTTEIMTSAMTNIGQAVNISSVGREGFHSVESIVSQQLSLSIGDDSTGSWSNLSFEDEHPDESSSFLHLSDSNGNSSSWSSLGLEGDMYEENLSFPTSDSDGTEDKDEDSKDAVEGLEQIRKTLAIANIDLEPNLVDPQLRAALQWLAASETEVSDLHFHDTATREFVFLSRRLRERDWKVGDLLQAVLKYCEMVEKASDGEQALNKSLVGWLLENV from the exons gGTTTTGGTGAAGCTGTACTGCACTCTATGAAGTCACTGCTACACAGCAGAAAAGAGTTATGCAATGTATCAGCAGACGGATGTCTAAATCGGGAAGAACAAGATAATTTTATTGAG attaCATTTATAGGTTTTGCTGAAGAGATGGGTACTGTTCATTTACAG GAGTTGGCAGCTGTTTCTGCAGAGCTCCCAGATGTTCTGAAATCGCTCCAGTTGTgcaaactaaaagaaaatgagattataTTTCTAAAAGATGTAAAGAAAACCTTGGCAAAACCTTATGTCATGAAACATCAG AATCACCTTCCTGAAGTGTTTTGTGTGATGAGACTGTCTCCTTCATTCCCAAGGATCAAAGCTGATTATATATTTACGTTGCTGAGCAAGTATACTACAGGCATAAGATATGCAGTGGAAATAAACTCATTGCAAAAACATCAAACAGAGACATCCCATGGAGAAGACGATGACACTAACCAGTCAGTTTCTTCAATTGAGGATGATTTTGTCACTGCTTTCGAACACTTAGATGAAGATGACCCTTCAAAAATACAAAGTGCTG gtgcatGCAGCTTTACTTCTCGAAACCATCGAGATGCTGCTTCACAGACCATCCCTGCTCAATGTTTAGAAGCTGTTGACTCAAAGATCCTTGTGGGTTCTGCACGTCGAAAGTCATCTGCCAGATCTTCTACTTTGATTGATATTTTGGGACTTAAGGAACTGTCGTCAGTAAAAAATTCAGTTACAACCTCAATTTCTGATCCTTGGATACAAAGGAGTTTCTATAAGCCATATAATCCTTCTGATCAAGGTGTTAATTTTTTAtgtaaaacattgttttcctcctctccagctgAATCCTCTGAGTCAGATTGCTCCAGCCCAAGCCCCATCATCTTCTTAGATGAAGAAGGGTATCAAAAAAGCTTGAAGGCAAAACTTCAGCTGCCAAAAATTCCAGTAGTGAAAGATGGTATAGAGGATTCAGACTCAGAAGTAAGTGAATTTTTTGATAGTTTTGATCAGTTCGATGAGCTGGAACAAGCCTTGGAAAACTCTTGCAAGGTTATTAGGGATCCCATCTTAGGGAATCCCTCCCAGAAAAGGAGGACTGCACTTGAACAATTGTCTTCTGCAAGCATTACAATGAATCCTCAGAAATTCAAGTTTGATCGTCCCACTCTCCCAGCCAACGTAATGAAACCAACACCTCGTAAACCAGAATCACCATATAGCAGCGTCTTTGATGTCCCGGATTCCCCTCGCCCAGTTAAAACATCAGGGGAAGAGAACGGAGGCTTGTTCAGCCCTATTAGATCATCGGCTTTCAGTCCACTAGGGAGCTGTGGTTCTTCTGAATGTTTATGTCGAATTAATCTTGGTGGAGATGGGACAGGTCAGAATCGCCATGATGCAGTTTATAGTAGTTATTCAGCATACGCTGATAGTGTTTCATTTGAAATACTGGGTTCTGTTTTTCATTCTGAGTCCTCATCAGAACAAGTATGTCCAGGAAATTATTCGAAACACAAAGGGAttgctttgaaagagaaaaaaggtgaAGCTGCAGATCTCAAAATGAAAACTGGTAAGGAGCCAGATAAACAAGCAAAATCTAAACATAAGTCATTAATGATTAGAGATAGCATTCAAAAATTTGCAACTGAATTAGTTGAAAAAAGTTTTGGCAGTGCATTTAAAGACCTGCAAAAAGGTGTTTCTTCATGTACCAATGCACTTTGTCATTTGGCTGCTAGGTTAACTTCTTCGGTCTTTCAAATGGCTTTTTATGAGATTGGAAGACGTAGAGCAGTCTCCCTGAAGGAGCGTGCCATTAATGGGATAGCAAGCTTTTTGGTGAGTGAAGCTATAACTGGTGCTTTGAAAGAACTGCGGCAcgtaaagaaacaaatatttaccAACACTGTTGCACGGTTTGCGGCAGACCTTGCTGAAGAACTTGTGTTTGAAGGAATCATGGAAGTATGCCAGTTTTCGTATCCATCGACACCTACAGCTGCACAGCCTTCATCATTTGATTATGAAGACAAAGTGGTAAGATCCTATGCCAGAGATTTGTCTGAATCTGTCATTCAGGAGGCTTTTATTGAACTATCTCAGGTTGATGTGACCTTCACAACACAAGCAGCCATTAGTGTTTCCATGGACAACATTAAATATGTGAGCGCAGAAAGTATGTTAGAGTCAACACGGACTTCCAcagtttttcctaattttaatGATAGGGTAGCACTGAAGCCAATCCAAGATTCCAAGAAGGAATATACAGTACAGCAAGCTCTATTTTGCACCTCTGGTGTTGTAAGTTCAATATCTGTGCCCTTAGCTGGAAGAGCTCTTTGTCAACATCAGGTTTCCTCTGATGCTTATAAAGCAAAAGTATCCACTGCTCCGAATTCtgatgaaaatatgaaaatatacaaaGATTCCACTCATCCATTTTTCACaagcagaaagagagaggaggaagtcGCTTCTTTCAGAAATATATACCTAACTTCAGATCACAGTCAAAGTACTGAAAATACTCCACCACTCGTACATAACCAAAACAATACCACACAAACAAATAACAGATCTGGAATGAACAATAATTCAGAATTAACAAGTGGGTCAAAAGGCATTAATACTTTCTCTGGAACTATGGTAGATATGATAGTAAATGAAGCTTATGAAGCCATAACCTCATCTAGAGTAACAAAAGCAGTAGAAGAGTGTACAgattttttaacaagaaaaataatagatAAAAAACCTTATGTGCAATGTATTGGTGAAGATTTCCCCAAGAATATGTTCGCAGATCACTTGGCCAAGTATGTCATTAAACAGGGTGTGGATGAAAGTAAAACTGTGTTATGCCACACTAGTGAGAATTTAGCATGTAATGTGAGCTCACAGACTTTCACAGGTATCGGTAGAAAAGAACAATGTGTGACAAAGAAGCAAGAGGCTGAGAAGCAAAGTAATGTTTCTATAATTGTGGAACAACAACAGATGCCTTTGAATAATCCATGTAAATTTCTTCTTACTCCAACTCATTCTGTTCAGTGTTTTTCAGAATCTAAAGACTGTTGGCGGGAACAGAAAGGGCACAGGTTTTCGTCAAAATCACCACCGCCTTGTTCCACTGTGACTTTTGCTAGGCATGTTCTAGAGGACTTTACTGGCACAGGAAGCTGCTCGATAACGTACTTAAACAAGTCCTCAAAAAAATACGATACTCAGAAACCATCATCAGGACCTTTGACTTACAGGCAGGCTGATTGTTTTCTGCATGCAAATAGCTTTTCTTCAGTGATGTTTGGCAGTGAAGATGCTTTGCAGATGGAAGATAAATCAGGTCTCAAAGATGGAAATAGCTGTGTAATGCCTGATACACCCCCACCAACTCCTTTAGTACCGTGTCAAGGTAGTTCTGAAAGAAACCTAAGAAAAGTATCTAAGAAACTCAAGGGAGAATTGGCAAAGGAATTTGCACCTGCAACACCCCCTTCTACACCATACAATCCATCCGTTACTGGTTTCCCTGAAACTGAACATGACTCTTTGGAAAATGAGGAATTTATGCTGAAACTCATGCGGTCGCTTTCTGAAGAAGTGGAAAGTAGTGAAGATGAAGATCATTCTGAAATGCCCCTTGAGAAAGAGGAGCGTTCAGAAAAAACAATTCAGTATGCAGATTGCTTAGCTAGCCATATAATTTCAATAGCGACTGAAATGGCTGCTTCCCATTTAGATGGTAAAACAAACGAAAGAGAAGCTGATAGACAGGTTCAGTTAGGTATGCAAAACAAAAGATGTGGATATACTGCATTTATAAATATTCCAGAAGAGACATGCAATTCTTTATGGAATTATGCGGGTGATATGGCAGGAAAAGTCATCAATGAGGCCAAGAAAATAGTGAAATCAAGGCATTGTAAACTGTTGAGGTTGAAGCGGGTTAACTGTCAGGTGGATTGCCTTTATCTGAGAAAAGGCGATAAAGATTATAGTTCAAAAGAACAGCGCGGTCCAGTGCGGGACCAGTGGCTGGGGGAGAGAGATTCAGCTGTACTTTCTTTACCACAAGGTTCAGGCATGACAGGTTTGACTTCCAAATACCCAAGCTGTGAAAGTGTGACTGACGAATACGCAGATCACGTTATTCGAGTTTTGAAAAGAGAAGGTGGTAATGCTGAACTGTTAATGGATCAGTATGCTAGCAGACTTGCTTACAAGTCTATCAAATCAGGCTTACAGCAAGCTGCTAGAAAAAACAAATTGAGATGCAACAGAAAGACATTTCCTGGGCAACATGCACAGGTAAATAGTAAGCTGGAGCTGATCAAAGCAGTGAATAAAGATGCAGTACAGCAAGTGAAAAGTAGCATTCATCGCTGTGAAGACCAAGCGTATGAAAGGAATGCTGGCACACAGAGAACAGAATGCACAGAGTTGTTACAACATTTTTCAGAATCCCTTGCTCACAGTATCACTTGTGATGTCAGGAAGAAATTGAAAATGTCGGGAGCATGTTTGCCAAAGTCTCTAACAGATTCCTGTCTATATAAAAAGACTGAATTTGATGAAGTCACAGGGGATCTTATTAAAACAAGATTTTCTAggacatttcttcctttctccccagaTCATAAACTGTATCATAGTACAGGCAGTTTAAATGAAAATGGCTACAGTGAAGGCATAATTCAAGCTATAGAACAATATGCTAAGAAAGTAGCAGATGATACTCTAGAAATGAGTTTAGAGTCGGCTGTTCTCCATgtggctgaaaacagaaaaaatggggATAGGCTCTCATATACTGAGAAACTGTCTCCTTTTTCTGGAACTGTCTGTAGATGCTGCAGTGTGAAGGAACATCGGTACTGTACAGAAAGTACGCCTCATCACCTACCCGCGCAAGAATCCTCCATTCCAGTGAAGCATTTTCTTCATTCTGGACTAGGTGGTGCCTGTCAAAAATCAAGAGTGTTTCAGCTTGATATTCCTAAAATTCATGTTGATGTAGAACAGAAGACAGTATTTTCTGACAAGGGGGCTACTGCGGCTGTagagaaagcagaaggagagCTGAGTTACACAAGTCTGACAGCTGACAGTGGTATTGGACAAGATGGAGTCAGTTTTGCTGAAAGCCTTACTACTGAAATAATGACATCAGCTATGACTAATATTGGTCAGGCAGTTAACATAAG CTCTGTTGGAAGAGAAGGATTTCACTCTGTTGAATCTATTGTTAGCCAGCAGTTGAGTCTTAGTATTGGTGATGATAGCACTGGGAGTTGGTCCAATCTAAGTTTTGAAGATGAACATCCTGATGAGAGCAGCAGTTTTCTTCACCTCAGTGACAG TAATGGTAACAGCAGTAGCTGGAGCAGTCTTGGTTTAGAAGGGGATATGTATGAGGAGAATTTATCCTTTCCAACATCAGACAG tgatggaACAGAAGATAAAGATGAGGACTCCAAGGATGCTGTAGAAG gtTTGGAGCAAATACGAAAGACTTTAGCAATAGCGAATATTGATCTGGAACCAAATCTAGTGGacccccagctcagagcagcacTCCAGTGGCTGGCAGCTTCTGAAACAGAGGTGTCTGATCTTCACTTTCATGACACTGCTACAAGGGAATTTGTCTTT
- the AKAP11 gene encoding A-kinase anchor protein 11 isoform X5, producing MDMYARAQGNRMKPRISVKKGFGEAVLHSMKSLLHSRKELCNVSADGCLNREEQDNFIEITFIGFAEEMGTVHLQELAAVSAELPDVLKSLQLCKLKENEIIFLKDVKKTLAKPYVMKHQNHLPEVFCVMRLSPSFPRIKADYIFTLLSKYTTGIRYAVEINSLQKHQTETSHGEDDDTNQSVSSIEDDFVTAFEHLDEDDPSKIQSAGACSFTSRNHRDAASQTIPAQCLEAVDSKILVGSARRKSSARSSTLIDILGLKELSSVKNSVTTSISDPWIQRSFYKPYNPSDQGVNFLCKTLFSSSPAESSESDCSSPSPIIFLDEEGYQKSLKAKLQLPKIPVVKDGIEDSDSEVSEFFDSFDQFDELEQALENSCKVIRDPILGNPSQKRRTALEQLSSASITMNPQKFKFDRPTLPANVMKPTPRKPESPYSSVFDVPDSPRPVKTSGEENGGLFSPIRSSAFSPLGSCGSSECLCRINLGGDGTGQNRHDAVYSSYSAYADSVSFEILGSVFHSESSSEQVCPGNYSKHKGIALKEKKGEAADLKMKTGKEPDKQAKSKHKSLMIRDSIQKFATELVEKSFGSAFKDLQKGVSSCTNALCHLAARLTSSVFQMAFYEIGRRRAVSLKERAINGIASFLVSEAITGALKELRHVKKQIFTNTVARFAADLAEELVFEGIMEVCQFSYPSTPTAAQPSSFDYEDKVVRSYARDLSESVIQEAFIELSQVDVTFTTQAAISVSMDNIKYVSAESMLESTRTSTVFPNFNDRVALKPIQDSKKEYTVQQALFCTSGVVSSISVPLAGRALCQHQVSSDAYKAKVSTAPNSDENMKIYKDSTHPFFTSRKREEEVASFRNIYLTSDHSQSTENTPPLVHNQNNTTQTNNRSGMNNNSELTSGSKGINTFSGTMVDMIVNEAYEAITSSRVTKAVEECTDFLTRKIIDKKPYVQCIGEDFPKNMFADHLAKYVIKQGVDESKTVLCHTSENLACNVSSQTFTGIGRKEQCVTKKQEAEKQSNVSIIVEQQQMPLNNPCKFLLTPTHSVQCFSESKDCWREQKGHRFSSKSPPPCSTVTFARHVLEDFTGTGSCSITYLNKSSKKYDTQKPSSGPLTYRQADCFLHANSFSSVMFGSEDALQMEDKSGLKDGNSCVMPDTPPPTPLVPCQGSSERNLRKVSKKLKGELAKEFAPATPPSTPYNPSVTGFPETEHDSLENEEFMLKLMRSLSEEVESSEDEDHSEMPLEKEERSEKTIQYADCLASHIISIATEMAASHLDGKTNEREADRQVQLGMQNKRCGYTAFINIPEETCNSLWNYAGDMAGKVINEAKKIVKSRHCKLLRLKRVNCQVDCLYLRKGDKDYSSKEQRGPVRDQWLGERDSAVLSLPQGSGMTGLTSKYPSCESVTDEYADHVIRVLKREGGNAELLMDQYASRLAYKSIKSGLQQAARKNKLRCNRKTFPGQHAQVNSKLELIKAVNKDAVQQVKSSIHRCEDQAYERNAGTQRTECTELLQHFSESLAHSITCDVRKKLKMSGACLPKSLTDSCLYKKTEFDEVTGDLIKTRFSRTFLPFSPDHKLYHSTGSLNENGYSEGIIQAIEQYAKKVADDTLEMSLESAVLHVAENRKNGDRLSYTEKLSPFSGTVCRCCSVKEHRYCTESTPHHLPAQESSIPVKHFLHSGLGGACQKSRVFQLDIPKIHVDVEQKTVFSDKGATAAVEKAEGELSYTSLTADSGIGQDGVSFAESLTTEIMTSAMTNIGQAVNIRNTHFMFCMFSFYSSGDI from the exons gGTTTTGGTGAAGCTGTACTGCACTCTATGAAGTCACTGCTACACAGCAGAAAAGAGTTATGCAATGTATCAGCAGACGGATGTCTAAATCGGGAAGAACAAGATAATTTTATTGAG attaCATTTATAGGTTTTGCTGAAGAGATGGGTACTGTTCATTTACAG GAGTTGGCAGCTGTTTCTGCAGAGCTCCCAGATGTTCTGAAATCGCTCCAGTTGTgcaaactaaaagaaaatgagattataTTTCTAAAAGATGTAAAGAAAACCTTGGCAAAACCTTATGTCATGAAACATCAG AATCACCTTCCTGAAGTGTTTTGTGTGATGAGACTGTCTCCTTCATTCCCAAGGATCAAAGCTGATTATATATTTACGTTGCTGAGCAAGTATACTACAGGCATAAGATATGCAGTGGAAATAAACTCATTGCAAAAACATCAAACAGAGACATCCCATGGAGAAGACGATGACACTAACCAGTCAGTTTCTTCAATTGAGGATGATTTTGTCACTGCTTTCGAACACTTAGATGAAGATGACCCTTCAAAAATACAAAGTGCTG gtgcatGCAGCTTTACTTCTCGAAACCATCGAGATGCTGCTTCACAGACCATCCCTGCTCAATGTTTAGAAGCTGTTGACTCAAAGATCCTTGTGGGTTCTGCACGTCGAAAGTCATCTGCCAGATCTTCTACTTTGATTGATATTTTGGGACTTAAGGAACTGTCGTCAGTAAAAAATTCAGTTACAACCTCAATTTCTGATCCTTGGATACAAAGGAGTTTCTATAAGCCATATAATCCTTCTGATCAAGGTGTTAATTTTTTAtgtaaaacattgttttcctcctctccagctgAATCCTCTGAGTCAGATTGCTCCAGCCCAAGCCCCATCATCTTCTTAGATGAAGAAGGGTATCAAAAAAGCTTGAAGGCAAAACTTCAGCTGCCAAAAATTCCAGTAGTGAAAGATGGTATAGAGGATTCAGACTCAGAAGTAAGTGAATTTTTTGATAGTTTTGATCAGTTCGATGAGCTGGAACAAGCCTTGGAAAACTCTTGCAAGGTTATTAGGGATCCCATCTTAGGGAATCCCTCCCAGAAAAGGAGGACTGCACTTGAACAATTGTCTTCTGCAAGCATTACAATGAATCCTCAGAAATTCAAGTTTGATCGTCCCACTCTCCCAGCCAACGTAATGAAACCAACACCTCGTAAACCAGAATCACCATATAGCAGCGTCTTTGATGTCCCGGATTCCCCTCGCCCAGTTAAAACATCAGGGGAAGAGAACGGAGGCTTGTTCAGCCCTATTAGATCATCGGCTTTCAGTCCACTAGGGAGCTGTGGTTCTTCTGAATGTTTATGTCGAATTAATCTTGGTGGAGATGGGACAGGTCAGAATCGCCATGATGCAGTTTATAGTAGTTATTCAGCATACGCTGATAGTGTTTCATTTGAAATACTGGGTTCTGTTTTTCATTCTGAGTCCTCATCAGAACAAGTATGTCCAGGAAATTATTCGAAACACAAAGGGAttgctttgaaagagaaaaaaggtgaAGCTGCAGATCTCAAAATGAAAACTGGTAAGGAGCCAGATAAACAAGCAAAATCTAAACATAAGTCATTAATGATTAGAGATAGCATTCAAAAATTTGCAACTGAATTAGTTGAAAAAAGTTTTGGCAGTGCATTTAAAGACCTGCAAAAAGGTGTTTCTTCATGTACCAATGCACTTTGTCATTTGGCTGCTAGGTTAACTTCTTCGGTCTTTCAAATGGCTTTTTATGAGATTGGAAGACGTAGAGCAGTCTCCCTGAAGGAGCGTGCCATTAATGGGATAGCAAGCTTTTTGGTGAGTGAAGCTATAACTGGTGCTTTGAAAGAACTGCGGCAcgtaaagaaacaaatatttaccAACACTGTTGCACGGTTTGCGGCAGACCTTGCTGAAGAACTTGTGTTTGAAGGAATCATGGAAGTATGCCAGTTTTCGTATCCATCGACACCTACAGCTGCACAGCCTTCATCATTTGATTATGAAGACAAAGTGGTAAGATCCTATGCCAGAGATTTGTCTGAATCTGTCATTCAGGAGGCTTTTATTGAACTATCTCAGGTTGATGTGACCTTCACAACACAAGCAGCCATTAGTGTTTCCATGGACAACATTAAATATGTGAGCGCAGAAAGTATGTTAGAGTCAACACGGACTTCCAcagtttttcctaattttaatGATAGGGTAGCACTGAAGCCAATCCAAGATTCCAAGAAGGAATATACAGTACAGCAAGCTCTATTTTGCACCTCTGGTGTTGTAAGTTCAATATCTGTGCCCTTAGCTGGAAGAGCTCTTTGTCAACATCAGGTTTCCTCTGATGCTTATAAAGCAAAAGTATCCACTGCTCCGAATTCtgatgaaaatatgaaaatatacaaaGATTCCACTCATCCATTTTTCACaagcagaaagagagaggaggaagtcGCTTCTTTCAGAAATATATACCTAACTTCAGATCACAGTCAAAGTACTGAAAATACTCCACCACTCGTACATAACCAAAACAATACCACACAAACAAATAACAGATCTGGAATGAACAATAATTCAGAATTAACAAGTGGGTCAAAAGGCATTAATACTTTCTCTGGAACTATGGTAGATATGATAGTAAATGAAGCTTATGAAGCCATAACCTCATCTAGAGTAACAAAAGCAGTAGAAGAGTGTACAgattttttaacaagaaaaataatagatAAAAAACCTTATGTGCAATGTATTGGTGAAGATTTCCCCAAGAATATGTTCGCAGATCACTTGGCCAAGTATGTCATTAAACAGGGTGTGGATGAAAGTAAAACTGTGTTATGCCACACTAGTGAGAATTTAGCATGTAATGTGAGCTCACAGACTTTCACAGGTATCGGTAGAAAAGAACAATGTGTGACAAAGAAGCAAGAGGCTGAGAAGCAAAGTAATGTTTCTATAATTGTGGAACAACAACAGATGCCTTTGAATAATCCATGTAAATTTCTTCTTACTCCAACTCATTCTGTTCAGTGTTTTTCAGAATCTAAAGACTGTTGGCGGGAACAGAAAGGGCACAGGTTTTCGTCAAAATCACCACCGCCTTGTTCCACTGTGACTTTTGCTAGGCATGTTCTAGAGGACTTTACTGGCACAGGAAGCTGCTCGATAACGTACTTAAACAAGTCCTCAAAAAAATACGATACTCAGAAACCATCATCAGGACCTTTGACTTACAGGCAGGCTGATTGTTTTCTGCATGCAAATAGCTTTTCTTCAGTGATGTTTGGCAGTGAAGATGCTTTGCAGATGGAAGATAAATCAGGTCTCAAAGATGGAAATAGCTGTGTAATGCCTGATACACCCCCACCAACTCCTTTAGTACCGTGTCAAGGTAGTTCTGAAAGAAACCTAAGAAAAGTATCTAAGAAACTCAAGGGAGAATTGGCAAAGGAATTTGCACCTGCAACACCCCCTTCTACACCATACAATCCATCCGTTACTGGTTTCCCTGAAACTGAACATGACTCTTTGGAAAATGAGGAATTTATGCTGAAACTCATGCGGTCGCTTTCTGAAGAAGTGGAAAGTAGTGAAGATGAAGATCATTCTGAAATGCCCCTTGAGAAAGAGGAGCGTTCAGAAAAAACAATTCAGTATGCAGATTGCTTAGCTAGCCATATAATTTCAATAGCGACTGAAATGGCTGCTTCCCATTTAGATGGTAAAACAAACGAAAGAGAAGCTGATAGACAGGTTCAGTTAGGTATGCAAAACAAAAGATGTGGATATACTGCATTTATAAATATTCCAGAAGAGACATGCAATTCTTTATGGAATTATGCGGGTGATATGGCAGGAAAAGTCATCAATGAGGCCAAGAAAATAGTGAAATCAAGGCATTGTAAACTGTTGAGGTTGAAGCGGGTTAACTGTCAGGTGGATTGCCTTTATCTGAGAAAAGGCGATAAAGATTATAGTTCAAAAGAACAGCGCGGTCCAGTGCGGGACCAGTGGCTGGGGGAGAGAGATTCAGCTGTACTTTCTTTACCACAAGGTTCAGGCATGACAGGTTTGACTTCCAAATACCCAAGCTGTGAAAGTGTGACTGACGAATACGCAGATCACGTTATTCGAGTTTTGAAAAGAGAAGGTGGTAATGCTGAACTGTTAATGGATCAGTATGCTAGCAGACTTGCTTACAAGTCTATCAAATCAGGCTTACAGCAAGCTGCTAGAAAAAACAAATTGAGATGCAACAGAAAGACATTTCCTGGGCAACATGCACAGGTAAATAGTAAGCTGGAGCTGATCAAAGCAGTGAATAAAGATGCAGTACAGCAAGTGAAAAGTAGCATTCATCGCTGTGAAGACCAAGCGTATGAAAGGAATGCTGGCACACAGAGAACAGAATGCACAGAGTTGTTACAACATTTTTCAGAATCCCTTGCTCACAGTATCACTTGTGATGTCAGGAAGAAATTGAAAATGTCGGGAGCATGTTTGCCAAAGTCTCTAACAGATTCCTGTCTATATAAAAAGACTGAATTTGATGAAGTCACAGGGGATCTTATTAAAACAAGATTTTCTAggacatttcttcctttctccccagaTCATAAACTGTATCATAGTACAGGCAGTTTAAATGAAAATGGCTACAGTGAAGGCATAATTCAAGCTATAGAACAATATGCTAAGAAAGTAGCAGATGATACTCTAGAAATGAGTTTAGAGTCGGCTGTTCTCCATgtggctgaaaacagaaaaaatggggATAGGCTCTCATATACTGAGAAACTGTCTCCTTTTTCTGGAACTGTCTGTAGATGCTGCAGTGTGAAGGAACATCGGTACTGTACAGAAAGTACGCCTCATCACCTACCCGCGCAAGAATCCTCCATTCCAGTGAAGCATTTTCTTCATTCTGGACTAGGTGGTGCCTGTCAAAAATCAAGAGTGTTTCAGCTTGATATTCCTAAAATTCATGTTGATGTAGAACAGAAGACAGTATTTTCTGACAAGGGGGCTACTGCGGCTGTagagaaagcagaaggagagCTGAGTTACACAAGTCTGACAGCTGACAGTGGTATTGGACAAGATGGAGTCAGTTTTGCTGAAAGCCTTACTACTGAAATAATGACATCAGCTATGACTAATATTGGTCAGGCAGTTAACATAAG aaatacacACTTTATgttctgcatgttttctttttattcctctggTGATATTTAA